From a region of the Helianthus annuus cultivar XRQ/B chromosome 5, HanXRQr2.0-SUNRISE, whole genome shotgun sequence genome:
- the LOC110941255 gene encoding histone-lysine N-methyltransferase ASHR1, producing MMEGLQRQLQRDRGLTVSTLPDKGRCLFTTRDFSPGEIILSEEPYVSVPNKSSAESRCDWCFTSSNIKRCSSCHVVWYCGSRCQKSDWKLHRLECQLLSQLEKNRIRSLTPSIRLMVKLYLKKKLQDEKVIPTTVMDNYSLVKNLVSHISEVGENQLVLYAQMASLVNIILQWPNLNIKEIAENFSKLACNAHTVCDSELIPLGTGLYPVVSIINHSCYPNSVLVFEGRMATVRAMQHIPKGSEVLISYIETAGSTLTRQKALKEQYFFTCSCPRCIKLGQKDDIEESAVIEGYRCKNHTCDGFLLRDPESKGLICQRCGLVRGIEEILKIAGEEKAMSEKASAALSSGHTSEALDMYLMVEKLQVKLCHSGSIKLMRTREILLKILMEMQDWKKALTYCRLTIPVYERVYPNIHPLRGLQYYTCGKLNWLLGHTEEAIKSLTQAVDVLRITHGTTTPFMKELLGKLEEARAEASFKLSSMDDE from the exons ATGATGGAAGGTTTACAGAGGCAACTGCAACGTGACCGTGGTTTAACAGTTTCCACACTTCCAGACAAAGGTCGCTGCCTCTTCACCACTCGAGACTTCTCTCCAG GAGAAATTATATTAAGTGAAGAACCTTATGTCTCTGTACCAAATAAAAGTTCAGCGGAATCGAGATGTGATTGGTGTTTTACATCAAGTAATATAAAGAGGTGCTCATCTTGTCATGTTGTATGGTATTGTGGGAGCAGATGTCAG AAATCTGATTGGAAGCTGCACCGTCTCGAATGCCAGCTGCTTTCCCAGCTAGAGAAAAATAGAATACGATCACTTACACCTTCTATACGTTTGATGGTTAAACTTTACCTCAAGAAGAAGTTGCAGGATGAAAAG GTGATCCCTACTACTGTGATGGACAACTACAGCCTGGTCAAGAATTTAGTATCCC ATATCTCAGAGGTTGGCGAGAACCAGTTGGTGTTATATGCACAAATGGCAAGTCTTGTCAATATAATACTCCAGTGGCCGAATCTAAATATTAAAGAGATTGCAGAAAATTTTTCCAAG CTTGCATGCAATGCGCACACAGTCTGTGACAGTGAGCTTATACCATTAGGAACCGGACTGTATCCCGTCGTTTCCATTATAAATCACAG TTGCTATCCAAATTCCGTTCTGGTGTTTGAGGGACGGATGGCAACAGTACGTGCGATGCAACACATACCCAAAGGTAGCGAG GTATTGATAAGCTACATAGAGACAGCAGGGAGTACATTGACTCGACAAAAGGCTTTAAAAGAACAGTACTTCTTCACTTGCAGTTGTCCTCGCTGCATAAAACTT GGTCAGAAAGATGATATTGAAGAAAGTGCAGTTATTGAAGGTTATAGATGCAAGAATCACACATGTGATGGTTTTTTGCTTCGTGATCCTG AGAGCAAAGGACTTATATGCCAACGATGTGGGCTTGTAAGGGGCATAGAAGAAATACTAAAGATTGCTGGTGAAGAAAAAGCTATGTCAGAGAAGGCATCTGCTGCTCTTTCCTCTGGGC ATACTAGTGAAGCCCTTGACATGTACTTGATGGTTGAGAAGCTGCAAGTGAAGCTTTGTCATTCTGGTTCTATCAAATTGATGCGAACTAGGGAAATTCTCTTAAAA ATACTAATGGAGATGCAAGATTGGAAGAAAGCACTGACATATTGTAGACTGACAATCCCAGTTTATGAAA GAGTGTACCCTAATATCCATCCTCTCCGTGGGCTGCAATATTATACTTGTGGGAAGCTTAACTG GTTACTTGGACACACAGAAGAAGCCATTAAATCACTTACACAAGCAGTTGATGTATTGCGCATCACTCATGGAACCACTACTCCTTTCATGAAGGAACTTCTTGGTAAAT